CTGATTTTTTCACAATAAAAAGAGAATTGACCATTTTGAGAGCTGTACTTCTTACTGTTTAACCGCAGGGTGTAGTTCAACATCATTGAAtgcattttttctttgtttccttGTTGTCCCGTAGTTATGGTTTAGCGCTTTATTCTGTCTGTTTCTTTGTCTGTTAGCTATCAGAAAAAAAGTTAGTGTGAAGTCTGGACTACTTTGTGTCCTTTGATATGCTAATTGAGAATCAATGCAGTCTATAATTTTACTCTGATTCTGGTTGCAGGATGAGTCTGCTTTAATATGGTTTTCAGGTAAAGAGGAGAAACACCTGAAGCTAAGTCATGTGTCAAGAATAATATCTGGGCAGCGCACTGTAAGTTCTCCCCATGACGAAAGGCCTATTTCTGTCATGCAACTTTTTTCTATTGGTATCTCCATCATTCGAATGAATCCATCTGTATCTATATCTTTGTGTGGTATAGGTACAGAGGTGAGAGAATGTTTCAGCATTCCGATCTCAAACCTGTCAATAGAAAACAGATATGTAGTTCACTTTTTTAGATGGTAGTGCTACCTTTTCTTGGGACTTAAAGGCTTCTATTTAGGCAAATAAACCTTAGGTTTTTCTGTTATCCTGGTGCAAGCATCCTGTTTCCTTTCCATTAGTGATCCTAAAGAAAAGAAGGTAGGAGTTACTGCCATCCTGGTTTAGGCTTGTATAGTTAGCTTTAatagagggggggggggggttcaaCTAGAAGGGGAACTTGAGGTGATATCTGATAAAGTCACGGAGAACTTGAGTGTTGGTCGTGAATAGTTGTGAACTTGCTTTGGTTTTGTGCTAGGTGGGCTAGTCTCATCAAATGGTATTTATCTCTTCTATTCGATGcgataatataatttttgtataaacaATAAACTAGTGAGTAGATGAAAGATGAAGTAGTATTAGATGGATAGAATGAATAGGACCAAGGTCCAAACACTGCAAAAGGAAGGTTGTCCACAAGCCTTAATTGGTTTGATTAGTTGTTCTGTATGACTCTTTCAGTCTTTGTCTTTCTTGCCTTCTCACCgcacatatacacacacatatctTGCTATAACTGTCAGGCATAACTAGGCAAAAATCTTGTTAGTAGGTTTTCACAGATCTGAATAATTGCTGCTGTTCTATTTCCAGCCAATTTTTCAAAGGTACCCACGACCTGAGAAAGAGTATCAGTCATTTTCACTTATATACAATGATAGATCGCTGGATTTGGTAAGAGTTTTATTATTAACTACTGTGTCTTtcctttaaagaaaaaattattgtgaTTCTTTGCTCTCTATTATTccatttttgagaaattggtCCATGCACCAAAATCATCCCACCTTTATCATTCTTTCCCTCTTCTTAGATATGTAAAGATAAAGATGAAGCAGAGGTCTGGTTTAGTGGTTTGAAGGCCCTAATATCTCGTGGGCACCAGAGAAAATGGAGAACAGAATCAAGGAGCGATGGAATTTCTTCCGGTGCTACTAGTCCTAGAACTTACACACGAAGAAGCTCTCCTCTGCATTCTCCATTTAGTAGTGGTGACAGCTTGCAGAAGGTACTATAGCATCCACATGTCTACTCATGCATATTAAATATCtcctttaatttattcattttgatagagtaaaaatattttggttCTATTTGTCTCTTTGGGATGTTGAATGATGAGATTGTACATGTCCTTCAGGATGGCGGTGATCAGCTTCGCCTTCATAGTCCATATGAAAGTCCTCCAAAAAACGGGCTAGATAAGGCATTTGCTGATGTAATTATGTATGCTGTACCTCCTAAGGGTTTTTTCCCTTCAGATTCTGCTAGCGCTTCTGTTCATTCCATATCTTCTGGAGGTTCAGATAGCATGCATGGTCAGATGAAGGGAATAGGAATGGATAATTTTAGAGTAAGCCTTTCAAGTGCAGTTAGCTCATCAAGTCAAGGTTCTGGTCATGATGATGGTGATGCCTTGGGGGATGTTTTTATCTGGGGGGAAGGCACTGGGGATGGTGTCCTAGGTGGTGGACCTCATAGAGTTAGCAGTTCTTTTGGTGCCAAATTAGATTCTTTGTTTCCTAAAGCTTTAGAGTCTGCAGTGGTATTGGATGTTCAAAATATAGCTTGTGGTGGTCGACATGCAGCACTGGTGACAAAGCAGGGTGAGATTTTCTCCTGGGGTGAGGAATCGGGAGGTAGGCTAGGGCATGGTATTGATTCTGATGTTCTGCATCCAAAGCTTATAGATTCACTCAGCCATTCAAACATTGAGCTTGTTGCATGTGGTGAAAATCATACTTGTGCTGTAACACTCTCTGGAGACTTGTACACATGGGGTGATGGTGATTTTGGTCTTCTTGGGCATGGAAATGAAGTTAGTCATTGGGTCCCCAAAAGAGTAAATGGACCCTTAGAGGGCATACACGTTTCATATATCTCGTGTGGTCCCTGGCATACTGCTGTGGTGACATCTGCTGGTCAACTATTTACTTTTGGCGATGGTACTTTTGGTGTTCTTGGACATGGAGACAGAAAAAGTGTCTCTAAACCTAGGGAAGTGGAGTCTTTAAAGGGGCTTCGAACTGTACGAGCAGCTTGTGGGGTTTGGCATACTGCAGCGGTCGTTGAAGTCATGGTGGGAAGCTCAAGTTCAAGTAATTGTTCATCAGGAAAACTTTTTACTTGGGGAGATGGTGATAAAGGTAGACTAGGGCATGGTGACAAGGAGTCGAAACTTGTACCTACCTGTGTTGCAGCTCTTGTCGAACCAAACTTTTGCCAAGTTGCTTGTGGACACAGCTTGACAGTTGCATTGACAACTTCTGGTCATGTGTATACAATGGGAAGTCCTGTGTATGGCCAATTAGGTCATCACCAAGCTGATGGGAAGTTACCCCGTCGTGTTGAAGGCAAGCTGGCAAAGAGTTTTGTGGAGGAGATCGCCTGTGGAGCATATCATGTTGCTGTCTTGACTTCCCGAACTGAAGTTTACACATGGGGAAAGGGGGCAAATGGTAGATTGGGTCATGGTGATACGGATGACCGAAATTCTCCCACTTTAGTGGAAGCTTTAAAAGACAAGCAAGTCAAAAGTATTGCTTGTGGCACTAATTTTACTGCTGCTATTTGCCTTCACAAATGGGTATCTGGGGTCGACCAATCCATGTGTTCTGGCTGTCGTCTCccttttaactttaaaagaaaaCGCCACAACTGTTATAACTGTGGGCTTGTCTTTTGTCATTCATGTAGCAGCAGAAAATCACTGAGGGCATCAATGGCACCTAATCCCAATAAACCCTATCGTGTCTGTGACAACTGCTTCAGTAAATTGAAAAAAGCTATGGAAACAGATGCTTCTTCTCAGTCTTCTATGAGTCGACGAGGAAGCATGAATCAGTCACTAACTGACATAACAGACAAGGATACTAAGTTGGATACAAGGTCTCGACCTCAACTTGCTAGATTTTCTACAATGGAATCCTTCAAACATGTTGAAACCCGTTCTTCCAAACAGAAGAAAAAACTTGAATTCAACAGCAGTCGCGTGTCACCTATTCCAAATGGTACCTCTCAGTGGGGAGCTCTCAACATTTCCAAGTCTTTTAACCCTGTATTTGGCTCGTCCAAGAAATTCTTTTCAGCTTCAGTTCCTGGATCAAGAATTGTTTCTCGAGCAACATCACCAATATCTAGACGGGCCAGTCCACCTCGTTCTACTACACCAACTCCAACATTGGGTGGACTTACATCTCCAAAGATTGTTTTGGGCGATGCTAAAAGGACAAATGATGGCCTTAGCCAAGAGGTTATCAAATTAAGAGCACAGGTATGTCATTTGTCTAATGAACTGTTCTCGACTTCTGATGAATTTTCCTCTCTTTGCTTCAACACCATATCCTTTTTGCTTATGTGAATtagaaaataaagattttaGTTTCTCTATGAATCTAAGTGTTTTTGGACATTCTCTATAATGTAGTTATTTAGAATGTCAAACATTGGACTTGGGGCAAGAAATCCTCTAGAATTTTTAGGGAACACCATATTCGTGGAGTCAGAGTTCACTGGGGCTTGAGTAAACTTGTCAAATAGTGTTTTGGTACTTGTGGTCAAGGGTGAATGGTTATGCataatcatttttaataatggtGAAAAACTTCATCCAAGTTCATAAGTATTACTTTGAAAGGATAACCCGTGATAGTATGATTAAATGGAGAAAATCAAATTACTTTTTGAGAGCTAAAATCAGTGAGTTATCTATTTCTAATACTgagttttaataatttcttgAGCCTCCAGGTTACTGCTATCTTCTGTTAGGTACTATCTTGTGGAATGATATGCTTGTTGCTGCTTTGTACTCTTCAATGAATCTGACATGCTAAAATCATAACCTAAAGGACAATCAACTGATTGTAATCAGCCAAGAGATCAAAAGAAAGTTTTGCTTGCAAGAGTGCATGCCTGGAAGTTGGAGCCGTTTACTCCTATAATGACTATGCTAGTCTCTACTTCGTTGTAGATTGTGGTGGATTGACTTTTAGAAGTTTTACACCTGCATAGAAGTAGTATCTACATTTGGACCTGAAAATTAAGTGACTGTCAAAGCTTGTCTTCTCTGTAACAGCATTGAGCTAAGATTATCCTTAGGCATCTGTCATCCtatcattttccaaaaatgTCTAGGAGGGCATCTCTGTAGCATCCTTACCCAACTCTAGGTCTCTTGGTTCTTTTATGTCTAGTGTCCAGATATATTTGCACAGATTAACTGGGCATAAAGAGTAAAGTTTTCATAGAAAATACATTGTAGGACTCGTGATTGTAGTCCGTGgggagaaaaagagagaaaaacgtATTTCAAATCCTTGTATTTGGCAAGTAGCTTTATTTGGTAAATGCAAACTATGGTTAAGATGGTTGAATTTCATTCTCTCTTAGCTATACACAGTTAGTATAAAGCCAATCAGTTTCTAGCTTGTATCGAAATGTGTCATTCATTTAACTTATTTTCCAGACCCCCTTGTAGGGTTACACTTATGTTGTTGTAttcattttacttattttaaagaaaatatttcttgaaccaataataatttaactaaaagAAAGCTGGTaatagaaaaaattgaactaagaagaaataaaagaaagtgtaTCCCGTTCCTGTATgtattaaaacaaaaagaagtaaaataaaaagaacatgtATCTCTCCTATTCTAAAATGGAAAGAGGTACAATATCTTGCATCAAGATCTTAAGATGATTACTCAAATACATCATTTACAACGTCAAAGAGATGCATTTTGGTCTTACTAGTCTTTATTTACGTGCATAGCACGGTTATCCCATATGATAATTAGCACAAATTATTATAAAGATCTAGAATAACAAGGAACTGTatatttttgtcacgacccaaagtacCCCCAGGGTGTATATGGCGAATAGAACCCCGAGAGGCCCTAGACAAGTCACTTGACATAAGGATGACGTAATAGAAATACAAAAAGAGAGAATAGGCAATAAAAGTCTCATATCATATAAGGAATCTATACACAAGTGTGAAATCTAAACTGTGTCTGACATAGCCTTTCTAAACACCATAAGAGTGGTTGGGACGTAACCTATACACCATGTACAAGTCtgaaaagaaaagacaataaaagaaataaagcaTCAATTGTTTTGTCCTCGAAGCATGAGGATTCACCACTCCAAGGTACTAGCAAAGCAATTCAAGCTAACCATGAGCGGAAGGAGTGTCGGGCCCTATATTATAAGACAATATATGCGCAATATGCATTAGTGCggtgaatgtactaagtatggggaAATGCATAAAACGTAAAGCATGATAGTGTGATGAACTTAAACATGATATGCTAGACCaaataaaatgtgataaaaGCCTTTATAAAGTAATCATAAATCATACACATGGTCAATGCATGCTTAAAAGTTAAAACCATTTGAGAAATTTCCATAAAACCTTCGATAGAAACATAGTCAATTGTGGGATATAACATGAAATCTGACATGGCCCTTTTATCGAAAAGGAGAATCTACTTGTCAAGGTCGAACACTTATCTCATTCATTCTTTGCTTAACAActtaagtggatccactagcttaggTCATCTAAGACAGCACGTAGTTTAGGGACAAGGAGATTTCTTCTAGAGAACCGACATTTACTAACGGGAGAGCTTCCATCTCAAAGTCCTCTTGGTGCTAAGTGAATCCTAACGGAaaagacataatcataatcatattataatacTTGGAAAGACACAATTAGGACTACCAATCCAATCATAAGTTCATATTAGAGTAACTCCTTTCAAATCATGATATCGTAAAACTTTCACAGTAGACACTTACCTTTCTAGACATTTATTTCATTCTATTGTGAGAAATCATTGACACTTTACCCTAAAAGTACCCTTTGATCATAATcattcttttcttaaaaatgCATAGattcataaatcataattaatagtTCCTAAgcataattcatattcataaaatagGCATAAGCATGGGTTCAAAGGAAATCAATTTAAAACCTTGTAATTGTATCAAAACATATGTAATAAGATTGAATATcaataattgaatcataataaatagaaccCATGGAGATTTGCATGAAACTCTTAGAGAATCGAGTGAATCCCACATACCTTGATAATCAAAACCCTAAGAGTGCGATGAGGATGAGACCTTGACGCTTGAAACCCTAGCTCCTCACCTTGGAGCTTAAGAGATAATTTTGGAGAAGAAGACTTGAGAGAATTtaggagattttgagtgaatgAAAGAAATTAGGCTAAGTCTTCAGGGTAAAAATGGTTATAGGATAGTTATATGGACAAAATGACGTAGTTTAGGGGTTAATTGGATAGGAAAAGACCAAACACCCTTAATTAAAAACTCCCTGAAGACCCTACGACTTCGACCTATGGTCTGTGGAAGTCTGATCGGTTGTAGAATAAACAACTGGGACTCGAAATTTCTGATCAATTCCACGAGACCTACCTACGGCTCGTCCAACATTCTATGGCTCGTAGAATCCAAGTTCAAGTCTAGAATTTCACCAAGTCTCGATCACTTCTACTGACCCCACCTACGATCCGTAGACCACATTACGACTCGTCAAATCCTTTCGTAGACCTGAGGTCTCAGATCAATTCTTTGAATCACCCTACCGGCACTTTCTACTGCCCGTAATCTGCCTATGATCCATCTTGTTCTTTCATAGGTCAATTTACTAGGTTTAAAAATTTTCCAAATCTCAAACCAAGACCTACGACTTCCTTCCTACGACTTCTTTCCTACGACCCGTAGACTGCCTTACGATCTGTCCTATTCTTTCATAGGTCAATTTACTGGGAGTTAACATTTTTTCATATCTCAAACCAAGACATGTGACTTCCTTCCTACGGCCCGTAGGTCTTcatacggtccgtaggtcagactCGTAGATCACCGCATCAATGCCAAAATGATTTTTTCCCTTCCAAACTCAAATTTCCATTTCCGAGGTGTTACAATTTTGAAATGTGTCTCGTTTACAATGTGAACTTgagaaattagaaaataaaattttgaaaagtttgATACAAGTGTATAGCCTTTATTTTGTCACCATACTAGGAAATAGtgaagtttttatttattaaaattttttaaccttcattttcttgttttttattttttaaatttgttgaaGGATCTGTGTACCAACTGAAGTTTAGGTTTGCTTTAGAAGGAAATTACTTgcgttaattttaatttaaaattttaccttACTTTTAGGTTAATTCAATTTAAGTTTCTttctttcactttatctaattgTTTATTTTACTTTCTCGAAGAAAGAATGGCAATAAGATCTCTACAGAGAGCAAATGTGGGGTCTTTGGGTCAACATCATGTAACCACAAAACtaatttcaacttttatttggacgaaagaacaagaaaaggaaCTCCAGGAAAGAGAAACTAGGGTCTCTAGGCCAACACCATGTAACAATTGAATTAATTTGGCACCAGAACTCAACTAGACCTTGGAAAACTTGTGCTAAGCatgcttataaaaaaattgtcaagcATGATGAAAGGGTTGTGATGTCTCAATAA
The DNA window shown above is from Solanum lycopersicum chromosome 11, SLM_r2.1 and carries:
- the LOC101265608 gene encoding PH, RCC1 and FYVE domains-containing protein 1; its protein translation is MNSDANRAGGQVERDIEQAITALKKGAYLLKYGRRGKPKFCPFRLSNDESALIWFSGKEEKHLKLSHVSRIISGQRTPIFQRYPRPEKEYQSFSLIYNDRSLDLICKDKDEAEVWFSGLKALISRGHQRKWRTESRSDGISSGATSPRTYTRRSSPLHSPFSSGDSLQKDGGDQLRLHSPYESPPKNGLDKAFADVIMYAVPPKGFFPSDSASASVHSISSGGSDSMHGQMKGIGMDNFRVSLSSAVSSSSQGSGHDDGDALGDVFIWGEGTGDGVLGGGPHRVSSSFGAKLDSLFPKALESAVVLDVQNIACGGRHAALVTKQGEIFSWGEESGGRLGHGIDSDVLHPKLIDSLSHSNIELVACGENHTCAVTLSGDLYTWGDGDFGLLGHGNEVSHWVPKRVNGPLEGIHVSYISCGPWHTAVVTSAGQLFTFGDGTFGVLGHGDRKSVSKPREVESLKGLRTVRAACGVWHTAAVVEVMVGSSSSSNCSSGKLFTWGDGDKGRLGHGDKESKLVPTCVAALVEPNFCQVACGHSLTVALTTSGHVYTMGSPVYGQLGHHQADGKLPRRVEGKLAKSFVEEIACGAYHVAVLTSRTEVYTWGKGANGRLGHGDTDDRNSPTLVEALKDKQVKSIACGTNFTAAICLHKWVSGVDQSMCSGCRLPFNFKRKRHNCYNCGLVFCHSCSSRKSLRASMAPNPNKPYRVCDNCFSKLKKAMETDASSQSSMSRRGSMNQSLTDITDKDTKLDTRSRPQLARFSTMESFKHVETRSSKQKKKLEFNSSRVSPIPNGTSQWGALNISKSFNPVFGSSKKFFSASVPGSRIVSRATSPISRRASPPRSTTPTPTLGGLTSPKIVLGDAKRTNDGLSQEVIKLRAQVENLTRKAQLQEIELERTNKQLKEAIAIAGEETAKCKAAKEVIKSLTSQLKEMAERLPVGASRNIKSPTSLSSGSNLTASDIPNGCIDRVHSQLTFQDVESNVSNSQLLSNGSSNVSNRNAVQNRQGFPEPTTRNGGRTKEGDSRNENEWVEQDEPGVYITLTSLPAGVKDLKRVRFSRKRFSEKQAEQWWAENRARVYEQYNVRMGDKSSIGTVSEDLQH